CTATTTGTAACTCAGCAAGAACCGTTCGTAAAGCTTCTGCAGCACGAACACCACCTGAGGAACCATAACTAACGATTGCTGCAGCCTTGTCATTGAATTCAGGATAAAGATAATCAATTGCATTTTTTAGGGCGGAAGTAATTCCGTGGTTATATTCTGGAACAATAAAGACAAAACCATCTAGAGAAGCAATTTTTTCGGACCAAGGTTTGGCTTCAGGAGTTACATAATCTTGACTGGCACCAGCAGAAACAGGTTCATTGTACATGGGAAGATTATAATCAGCGATATCTACTACTTCGTATTCAGCATCTCCTCGTTTGTCAGCCCACTTTTTAAGTGTGTGGGCAACTTTTAAACTTTTACGATTCGGACGAGTACTTCCAGTAATAATTCCAATCTTTAACATAGTTATTCCCTCCTATAATTTAAAACCGTAAGAAAACCTGCCTATCCTATATAGATTAAGCTTACTTTAAGTATGTGAATAAAGCAAAATTTTAGCATATTCAAAAACTTAAAATTAAATTTTATAAAAAAATATCCTAGGAATATAATCCTAGGATATTTTTGATTATTGTAAGAACTGGGCTTCATAGAGTCGTTTATAGGTACCTTCATTTTTCATTAATTCAGTATGTGTTCCTTGTTCTGAAACGCCGTTCTCATCGACAACAACAATACGGGTTGCATGTTTGATAGTAGCGAGACGGTGCGCAATGATGAATGTCGTTCTACCAGCAGCTAACGTGTGTAGGGACTCTTGAATAACTTGTTCTGTTTCAGTATCTAATGCAGATG
The Jeotgalibaca sp. MA1X17-3 genome window above contains:
- a CDS encoding NADPH-dependent FMN reductase; protein product: MLKIGIITGSTRPNRKSLKVAHTLKKWADKRGDAEYEVVDIADYNLPMYNEPVSAGASQDYVTPEAKPWSEKIASLDGFVFIVPEYNHGITSALKNAIDYLYPEFNDKAAAIVSYGSSGGVRAAEALRTVLAELQIASVRTHIAMSIFTDFNAENEFTPATLHEDTFKNQLDQLLSWGNALKTVRIHKKTT